A window of Sutcliffiella cohnii contains these coding sequences:
- a CDS encoding LacI family DNA-binding transcriptional regulator: MAVTIKDVAKVANVAPSTVSRVIANSPRISEKTKRKVREAMKELGYHPNFIARSLANQSTKVLGVVMPGAVDKTFQNPFFPEVLRGISTAAHHKQYAIQLSTGVTDDEILDGVIQMVQGKRVDGIILLYSKVEDKVLKYLVKNKFPFVVVGKPFTHEEEITHVDNDNYRAAKEATEHLIKLGHHSIAFVGGSVNLVVTIDRLLGYEKAIRNVGIPFKDEYIVHEEFLKEGGQEAIRELLSLDEPPTALVVADDLMALGILNTLHEMGISVPGQISIVSFNNLLLSEVSRPPLTSVDINIYQLGFQATKTLIDIVSDSDEPIKRITIPHKMIVRQTCQQFNKEMVES; encoded by the coding sequence ATGGCAGTTACGATTAAAGATGTAGCTAAAGTAGCGAATGTAGCACCTTCAACTGTTTCACGAGTCATAGCTAATAGCCCTCGTATTAGTGAGAAAACAAAAAGGAAAGTTAGGGAAGCGATGAAAGAACTCGGGTATCATCCGAATTTCATTGCGAGAAGTTTAGCGAATCAATCTACGAAAGTACTCGGGGTAGTAATGCCTGGAGCTGTAGATAAGACGTTTCAAAACCCCTTTTTCCCAGAAGTGTTACGTGGGATAAGTACAGCTGCTCATCATAAGCAGTATGCTATTCAGTTATCGACGGGTGTAACAGATGATGAAATTTTAGACGGTGTCATACAAATGGTTCAAGGAAAAAGAGTGGACGGAATCATTTTGTTATATTCGAAAGTGGAGGATAAGGTTTTAAAGTACTTAGTAAAAAACAAATTCCCTTTTGTTGTAGTGGGAAAACCATTTACCCACGAGGAGGAAATTACTCACGTAGATAATGATAATTATCGAGCTGCAAAGGAAGCGACGGAGCATTTAATAAAACTAGGTCATCATTCCATTGCCTTTGTAGGAGGAAGTGTGAACTTAGTTGTAACGATAGATCGTTTGCTTGGCTATGAAAAAGCGATAAGGAATGTTGGTATTCCTTTTAAAGATGAATATATCGTTCATGAAGAATTTTTAAAAGAAGGTGGACAAGAAGCAATTAGAGAGTTGCTTTCTTTAGATGAACCACCTACTGCTTTAGTAGTTGCTGACGATTTAATGGCATTAGGTATTTTAAATACGCTACATGAAATGGGTATTAGTGTCCCAGGGCAAATTTCCATTGTTAGCTTTAATAATTTATTACTTTCAGAAGTCTCGAGGCCACCTTTAACGTCAGTAGATATAAATATTTATCAACTCGGATTCCAAGCGACTAAAACATTGATTGATATTGTTTCTGACTCAGACGAACCGATAAAACGAATTACGATACCGCATAAAATGATCGTTAGACAAACATGTCAACAATTTAATAAGGAAATGGTGGAAAGCTAG
- a CDS encoding SDR family oxidoreductase, with amino-acid sequence MTSSNNEKQTLPPQQQNKQPGIESEMNPLPVWEDKNYKSSDKLKGKVAIITGGDSGIGRAVSVLFAKEGATVVIVYLNEHDDAQKTKEAVEKQGQQCLLLAGDVGQEEFCQHIVDETIKQYSRIDILINNAAEQHPQNSIEDITSAQLERTFRTNIFSFFYLTKAALPYMTAGSTIINTASVTAYEGNETLLDYSSTKGAVVTFTRSLAKQLVTKGIRVNGVAPGPIWTPLIPSTFNSEKVKSFGANTPMGRPGQPVELAPSYLLLASDDSSYMTGQMLHVNGGTAVSG; translated from the coding sequence ATGACAAGTTCTAATAATGAAAAGCAGACGTTACCACCTCAACAACAAAATAAACAACCTGGAATAGAGTCAGAAATGAATCCACTACCAGTTTGGGAAGATAAAAACTATAAAAGTAGCGATAAGTTGAAAGGTAAAGTTGCTATCATTACTGGTGGAGATAGCGGGATTGGTAGAGCGGTATCTGTCCTTTTTGCGAAAGAAGGAGCAACTGTTGTAATCGTTTATTTAAACGAACATGATGATGCCCAAAAAACGAAAGAAGCAGTTGAGAAACAAGGGCAACAATGTTTATTATTAGCTGGTGACGTAGGGCAAGAAGAGTTTTGTCAACACATCGTAGATGAAACGATAAAGCAATACTCTCGAATTGATATTTTAATTAATAATGCTGCCGAACAGCATCCACAGAATAGCATTGAAGATATAACAAGTGCACAACTTGAACGAACTTTTAGGACAAATATCTTTTCGTTCTTCTACCTTACCAAGGCGGCATTACCTTATATGACAGCTGGTAGTACGATTATTAATACAGCCTCCGTTACCGCATATGAAGGAAATGAAACGTTATTAGACTATTCAAGTACGAAAGGTGCTGTCGTCACCTTTACTCGTTCTTTAGCGAAACAACTAGTCACAAAAGGAATACGTGTTAACGGTGTAGCACCTGGTCCAATATGGACACCGTTAATTCCTTCTACGTTTAATAGCGAAAAAGTAAAAAGCTTTGGAGCGAACACACCGATGGGACGCCCTGGTCAACCAGTTGAATTAGCACCGAGCTACCTTTTACTCGCTAGCGATGATTCTTCTTATATGACGGGACAAATGTTACATGTAAATGGTGGAACTGCTGTTAGCGGGTAA
- a CDS encoding GNAT family N-acetyltransferase, with the protein MSSVNIRKVTLEDAEGILKHSKVVFGEGRNLLTTVEEFTLTIEEEEQWIEKQKRANNFVLVAEVHNEIVGMLNATRSTRKRVQHLCQFGISIQEAYCNKGIGSQLITKLIEWAKQDEVIEKICLEVFASNERAIYVYEKYGFVIEGMKKKHIKFEDGTYADEYNMGLFVK; encoded by the coding sequence GTGAGTAGTGTTAACATTCGTAAAGTAACTTTGGAGGACGCAGAAGGGATATTAAAACATAGTAAGGTAGTATTTGGAGAAGGTAGAAATTTATTAACTACTGTTGAGGAATTTACTCTAACTATCGAGGAAGAAGAACAATGGATTGAAAAGCAAAAGCGTGCCAATAACTTTGTGCTTGTAGCGGAAGTACATAATGAAATTGTTGGAATGTTAAATGCAACGCGAAGCACAAGAAAAAGAGTGCAGCACCTTTGTCAATTTGGAATTAGCATTCAAGAAGCATATTGTAATAAAGGGATTGGCAGTCAATTAATTACAAAACTAATTGAATGGGCAAAACAAGATGAAGTAATAGAAAAAATTTGTTTGGAAGTATTTGCTTCAAATGAACGAGCAATTTATGTTTATGAAAAGTATGGATTTGTTATCGAAGGAATGAAGAAAAAGCATATTAAGTTTGAAGATGGAACGTATGCAGATGAATATAATATGGGATTGTTTGTAAAGTAA
- a CDS encoding YajQ family cyclic di-GMP-binding protein has translation MAKDASFDIVSQVELPEVTNAISIAMKEIQTRYDFKGSKSNVSLEKEEIVLVSDDEYKLEQLKDVLISKLIKRNVPTKNLKYGKIENASGGTVRQRATLVQGIDKDNAKKINTIIKNSGLKVKTQIQDDQIRVTGKNRDDLQQVIAALREAQLDVELQFTNYR, from the coding sequence ATGGCAAAAGACGCTTCATTCGATATTGTTTCACAAGTTGAATTACCGGAAGTAACAAACGCAATCTCGATTGCAATGAAAGAAATACAAACACGTTATGATTTTAAAGGGTCCAAAAGTAATGTTTCATTGGAAAAAGAAGAAATCGTACTAGTTTCTGATGATGAGTATAAATTAGAACAATTAAAAGATGTGTTAATTAGTAAGTTAATTAAGCGTAACGTTCCAACGAAAAACTTAAAGTATGGCAAAATCGAAAACGCATCTGGTGGAACAGTTCGTCAAAGAGCAACTCTTGTACAAGGAATTGATAAGGACAACGCAAAAAAAATTAATACTATTATTAAAAATTCCGGTTTAAAAGTGAAAACACAAATTCAAGATGATCAAATCCGTGTAACTGGTAAAAATAGAGACGACTTGCAACAAGTCATTGCTGCTCTAAGAGAAGCACAACTAGACGTGGAGTTGCAATTTACTAACTATCGTTAA
- a CDS encoding CvfB family protein, whose protein sequence is MELRVGNLIELEVERETPLGFSLTNGEESILLHSNEVNGEVTVGETVKVFLYTDQKGRLSATMHMPKGYQSHDWVEVIEVVRNLGVFIDIGLSKDALIPAEDLPVFESLWPKEGSLLFCRIKTDRRGMLLGKLATHDVMLDKSVAAPKEILNKNIQGTIYRLLKVGSYIFTNEGYVGFIHHSERKEEPRLGDIVEGRIIDVKRDGTINVSLLPRKQEALDEDSQVILDYMETRNGTMPYSDKSAPEDITERFHMSKAAFKRALGRLMKEGKVYQKEGWTYRKTE, encoded by the coding sequence ATGGAATTACGTGTAGGAAACTTAATAGAACTAGAAGTAGAAAGAGAAACACCGCTAGGATTTAGTTTAACGAATGGGGAAGAAAGCATTCTTTTACATAGCAACGAAGTAAATGGAGAAGTGACAGTTGGAGAAACGGTGAAAGTTTTCCTTTATACAGATCAAAAAGGTCGCCTCTCTGCAACGATGCATATGCCAAAAGGTTATCAAAGTCATGATTGGGTTGAAGTTATAGAAGTGGTACGTAACTTAGGTGTATTTATCGACATCGGTTTATCAAAAGATGCGCTTATTCCAGCGGAAGATTTGCCTGTTTTTGAGAGTTTGTGGCCGAAGGAAGGTTCTCTTCTTTTTTGTCGCATCAAAACAGATCGCAGAGGGATGCTGTTAGGAAAACTTGCAACACATGATGTTATGTTAGATAAATCTGTCGCTGCACCAAAGGAGATTTTGAATAAAAATATTCAAGGAACGATTTATCGATTATTAAAAGTAGGAAGCTATATTTTTACGAATGAAGGATATGTTGGCTTTATTCATCACTCCGAAAGAAAAGAAGAACCGAGACTGGGTGACATCGTAGAAGGAAGAATTATCGATGTAAAAAGAGATGGAACAATTAATGTTTCATTATTACCGAGAAAACAAGAAGCGTTAGATGAAGATTCCCAAGTAATACTTGACTATATGGAAACGAGAAACGGTACGATGCCTTATAGTGACAAAAGTGCTCCAGAAGATATTACAGAACGCTTTCATATGAGTAAAGCTGCATTTAAGAGAGCTTTAGGTAGGTTAATGAAGGAAGGAAAAGTTTATCAAAAAGAAGGATGGACATACAGAAAGACGGAGTAG
- a CDS encoding DUF3941 domain-containing protein has product MPHTSDNDKKAKDNNAKRQEKNKQRDVNRQKGERQYSKKTDHL; this is encoded by the coding sequence ATGCCACATACGAGCGATAACGATAAAAAAGCAAAAGATAATAACGCAAAACGTCAAGAGAAAAATAAACAACGTGATGTTAATCGACAAAAAGGCGAGCGTCAATATTCTAAAAAAACGGATCACTTATAA
- a CDS encoding DegV family protein, producing MGIKIIVDSACDLPKSYLEENNVELLSLKVLYNEKEYDDMVSIQAKEVFDAMREGAVIKTSQAAPTQAKEVFENIAKNKESAIYIAFSSELSGTYQMAMLMKNDVLEEYPGLDVTIINTKGASLGIGLIVKRAVELANIGASKEEIIAEVEKYVAQMEYVFTVDNLDYLARGGRVSKASAFVGGLLNIKPLLHMEDGKLIPIEKIRGRKKVLRRMVDLMKERGGSFENQTIAISHGDDEETALVLKEMIQTETGANDFYIHSIGSAIGAHAGPGTIALFFLNKDYF from the coding sequence TTGGGAATTAAAATTATTGTTGATAGTGCTTGTGATCTACCTAAATCCTATTTAGAAGAAAATAACGTAGAATTACTTTCACTAAAAGTTTTGTATAACGAAAAAGAATACGATGATATGGTTTCTATTCAAGCGAAAGAAGTGTTCGACGCTATGCGAGAGGGTGCAGTAATTAAAACGTCACAAGCAGCTCCTACTCAAGCGAAGGAAGTGTTCGAGAACATCGCTAAGAATAAAGAAAGTGCTATTTATATCGCTTTTTCTTCTGAATTATCTGGTACATATCAAATGGCGATGTTAATGAAAAATGATGTTTTAGAGGAATATCCAGGTTTAGATGTTACCATTATTAATACGAAAGGTGCATCGTTAGGAATTGGATTAATTGTGAAAAGAGCAGTCGAACTTGCAAACATCGGGGCTTCTAAAGAAGAAATTATTGCCGAAGTAGAAAAATACGTAGCTCAAATGGAGTATGTTTTTACTGTTGACAATCTTGACTATTTAGCTAGAGGTGGGCGTGTAAGTAAAGCGTCTGCTTTCGTTGGAGGTTTATTAAATATTAAGCCATTACTTCATATGGAGGATGGGAAATTAATACCGATTGAAAAAATCCGTGGTCGCAAAAAAGTATTACGTCGCATGGTTGACCTTATGAAAGAGCGCGGGGGTAGTTTTGAAAACCAAACAATCGCAATTAGTCACGGTGACGACGAAGAAACAGCTCTTGTTTTAAAGGAAATGATTCAAACTGAGACAGGTGCAAACGATTTTTACATTCATTCAATCGGTTCTGCTATAGGCGCACATGCCGGTCCAGGTACGATTGCACTATTTTTCTTAAATAAAGACTACTTCTAA
- a CDS encoding YitT family protein, with translation MVIQHAQKVIIVIIGAFLNAIAMNFFLIPADVYASGFTGVAQLLFRISEDYFPFTVSTGVTLFLLNIPVTILAWKKVGRSFTIYSFLSVFLMSLFLEIVPIYRVNDDILLNAVFGGVIAAIGVGITLKWGASTGGLDIIAMILSRMKDKPVGTYFFGLNAIIILSAGILFGWEKALYTLVTLYASTRVIDAIHTRHEKLTAMIITKKGKELKDAIHARMVRGITTLPAKGAFSGEDKEMLLMVITRYELYDLEHIIKEVDDQAFTNIVQTTGIFGFFRRE, from the coding sequence ATGGTTATACAACATGCTCAAAAAGTAATAATTGTTATTATCGGTGCTTTTTTAAACGCGATTGCAATGAATTTCTTCTTAATTCCTGCCGATGTGTATGCTAGTGGTTTTACAGGTGTAGCGCAATTATTGTTTAGAATATCAGAAGACTATTTTCCATTTACAGTGTCAACAGGAGTTACACTATTCCTTTTAAATATTCCTGTTACAATATTAGCTTGGAAAAAGGTAGGTAGGAGTTTTACTATATATAGCTTTTTAAGTGTATTTTTAATGTCACTATTTTTAGAGATTGTACCGATCTATCGGGTGAACGATGATATATTATTAAATGCCGTGTTTGGAGGCGTCATAGCGGCTATTGGTGTAGGAATTACATTAAAATGGGGAGCATCGACTGGTGGACTGGACATTATTGCAATGATACTATCTAGAATGAAGGACAAGCCAGTTGGTACCTACTTTTTTGGATTAAATGCTATTATCATTTTATCCGCTGGTATTTTATTTGGTTGGGAAAAAGCATTGTACACATTAGTTACATTGTATGCTTCTACTCGTGTTATTGATGCTATCCATACCCGACATGAGAAACTAACAGCCATGATTATTACGAAAAAAGGAAAAGAATTAAAAGACGCTATCCATGCAAGAATGGTAAGAGGAATAACGACGCTACCAGCAAAAGGAGCTTTTTCAGGTGAAGATAAAGAAATGTTATTAATGGTCATTACTCGTTACGAGTTATATGATTTGGAACATATAATAAAAGAGGTAGATGATCAAGCCTTTACAAATATTGTTCAAACGACTGGAATCTTCGGCTTTTTTAGAAGAGAATGA
- a CDS encoding Gmad2 immunoglobulin-like domain-containing protein, with protein sequence MKWLAVLILIFLLLFGCNFQPNEPNEGSIIDVDRELPAEYVDLNRLKAEIVTSPSSEQVGIKVELRNENEVEADLSFLNDQIFELVIREDGDTVFRKLVDDPNKTVGNQITIDASESVEWTTVWDYKREDGTRVSPGSYDMFIYFLPYKISEMEVNDAALYSTTKIEVPAENNAFRDVSVEGAQGEYIVRGEARVFEAQFMYMVEDGHNILIDETPVMVAEGGPAWSPFEINISIDQEDLPKNGTLTLILFVRSAKDDSIINQYYVALEHFD encoded by the coding sequence ATGAAGTGGCTAGCAGTATTAATTTTAATTTTTTTATTACTATTCGGCTGTAACTTTCAACCTAATGAGCCGAATGAAGGTTCAATAATAGATGTTGATAGAGAATTACCAGCAGAATATGTTGATTTAAATAGATTAAAGGCGGAGATCGTAACTAGCCCTAGCTCAGAACAAGTTGGTATAAAAGTAGAATTGCGGAATGAAAATGAAGTAGAAGCAGACTTATCGTTTTTGAACGATCAAATTTTTGAATTAGTAATTAGAGAAGATGGTGACACTGTTTTCCGAAAGTTAGTAGATGATCCTAATAAGACAGTTGGTAATCAGATTACGATTGATGCTAGCGAGTCGGTAGAATGGACAACAGTATGGGATTATAAAAGGGAGGACGGAACTAGAGTTTCACCAGGTAGTTACGATATGTTTATATATTTCTTGCCATATAAAATTAGTGAAATGGAAGTAAATGATGCTGCCCTATACTCTACAACAAAAATAGAAGTTCCAGCAGAAAATAATGCATTTCGAGATGTTTCCGTTGAGGGAGCGCAAGGTGAGTATATAGTACGTGGAGAAGCGAGAGTTTTCGAGGCGCAATTTATGTATATGGTAGAAGATGGTCATAACATCCTCATTGATGAAACTCCCGTGATGGTGGCAGAAGGAGGTCCAGCTTGGTCTCCATTTGAGATAAACATTTCCATCGATCAAGAAGACCTTCCGAAGAATGGTACCTTAACGTTAATATTGTTTGTACGGAGCGCCAAAGATGACTCCATCATCAATCAATACTATGTTGCGTTAGAACATTTTGATTAG
- a CDS encoding DUF3813 domain-containing protein, whose product MSNQLFQSAREAVYNVEQVASSGQASVQNEINVAKNALSSAYANTTEAEQRQLRELQERLKKYE is encoded by the coding sequence ATGAGCAATCAATTATTTCAATCCGCACGCGAAGCTGTTTATAACGTTGAACAAGTTGCAAGTTCCGGACAAGCCTCTGTACAAAATGAAATAAACGTTGCAAAAAATGCGCTATCCTCCGCATACGCAAATACAACTGAAGCTGAACAACGCCAGCTTCGGGAGCTACAAGAACGTTTAAAGAAATATGAATAA
- a CDS encoding Cof-type HAD-IIB family hydrolase, whose protein sequence is MTNNKHLIAVDLDGTLLSDDKKVSQRNKAALQEAMKQGHEVVIATGRPFRASYMYYQEVGMTTPIVNFNGAFVHHPQNDNWGTFHEPLSLDVVKDVIQVSEKYQIHNILAEVMDDVYFHFHDEKLLDIFGFGNPRMETGDLKQILKKDPTSVLIHASEDEVEKIRKYLSEVHAEVIDHRRWAAPWHVIEIVRSGINKAVGLKKVADYYNIPTSNIIAFGDEDNDFEMIEFAGVGVAMGNAIPQLKERANVITKTNEENGIAHFLEKNLL, encoded by the coding sequence ATGACAAATAACAAACATTTAATTGCAGTAGATTTAGATGGCACCTTATTATCCGACGATAAAAAAGTTTCACAACGTAATAAAGCAGCCTTACAAGAGGCAATGAAACAAGGTCATGAAGTAGTGATTGCAACTGGTAGACCGTTTAGAGCAAGCTATATGTATTACCAAGAAGTTGGGATGACAACTCCAATTGTTAATTTCAACGGTGCTTTTGTACATCATCCACAAAATGATAACTGGGGAACTTTTCATGAACCACTTAGCTTAGATGTTGTAAAGGACGTTATTCAAGTAAGTGAAAAATACCAAATCCATAATATTCTTGCCGAAGTAATGGACGATGTTTACTTTCATTTCCATGATGAAAAATTACTTGATATTTTTGGTTTTGGAAATCCTCGTATGGAAACTGGTGATTTAAAACAAATATTAAAGAAAGACCCTACATCTGTCCTTATCCATGCTAGTGAGGATGAGGTAGAGAAAATTAGAAAGTACTTATCTGAAGTGCATGCCGAAGTTATTGATCACCGACGATGGGCTGCCCCATGGCACGTTATTGAAATTGTTCGTTCCGGAATAAATAAAGCAGTAGGATTAAAAAAAGTTGCGGATTATTATAATATCCCGACCTCTAACATTATTGCGTTTGGTGATGAGGATAACGATTTTGAAATGATTGAATTTGCTGGAGTTGGTGTTGCGATGGGTAATGCAATTCCTCAATTAAAGGAACGAGCAAATGTTATTACGAAAACAAATGAAGAAAACGGTATTGCGCACTTTTTAGAAAAAAACTTACTATAA
- a CDS encoding prolyl oligopeptidase family serine peptidase, whose amino-acid sequence MIHIEKRKIKEIPLLEVYDQSIKNEKAPTIFFFHGITSMKEMNLSYAYLMAEKGFRVVLPDSLYHGERGKRLQPHELAATFWKIVLTNITDVNTLRKVYIEEGKIEEARIGVAGTSMGAITTLGCLTQYSWIKAAVSLMGTPSYEQFALEKLNALKGQITLSEVEIAEALEQLKPFDLSKKPELLNGRPLYCWHGALDKEVPVHHIQKFAETIPEGSNVKLVIDPNGSHKVSKEGMYATANWFAEHL is encoded by the coding sequence ATGATACATATAGAAAAACGAAAAATAAAGGAAATACCGTTATTGGAAGTTTATGATCAATCCATAAAAAATGAAAAAGCCCCAACCATTTTCTTTTTTCATGGTATAACAAGTATGAAAGAAATGAATCTCTCTTATGCGTATTTAATGGCTGAAAAAGGTTTTCGTGTTGTCTTACCAGATAGCCTTTATCACGGAGAGAGAGGAAAAAGATTACAACCGCATGAGTTAGCAGCAACTTTTTGGAAGATTGTCTTAACAAATATTACAGATGTAAATACGTTACGAAAAGTTTATATAGAAGAGGGAAAGATAGAAGAAGCAAGAATTGGAGTTGCAGGTACGTCCATGGGCGCAATTACGACGTTAGGATGCCTAACACAATATTCATGGATAAAAGCGGCAGTTAGTTTAATGGGTACTCCTTCATACGAGCAATTTGCATTAGAAAAATTAAATGCACTTAAGGGGCAAATAACATTAAGTGAGGTAGAAATTGCTGAAGCGTTAGAGCAATTAAAACCATTCGATTTAAGTAAAAAACCGGAACTACTTAATGGACGCCCATTATATTGTTGGCATGGAGCTTTAGATAAAGAAGTGCCAGTACACCATATACAAAAATTTGCTGAAACAATTCCTGAAGGATCCAACGTTAAATTAGTGATAGATCCTAATGGAAGTCATAAAGTTTCAAAAGAAGGAATGTATGCAACGGCAAACTGGTTTGCAGAACATTTATAA
- a CDS encoding metal-sulfur cluster assembly factor: protein MAELKDKVMEVLEEVNDPELGIDIVNLGLLYDCEINDGKVMITMTLTSIGCPLAGTIVEDIKNKVEPIEGVEEVDVNITFNPPWSKDRMSRYAKIALNVTD, encoded by the coding sequence ATGGCTGAATTAAAAGATAAAGTAATGGAAGTATTAGAAGAGGTAAATGACCCAGAATTAGGTATCGATATTGTCAATTTAGGTTTATTATACGATTGTGAAATTAATGATGGAAAAGTAATGATTACAATGACATTAACTTCGATAGGTTGTCCGTTAGCAGGAACAATAGTAGAAGATATCAAAAACAAAGTGGAACCAATTGAAGGCGTAGAAGAAGTAGATGTAAACATTACATTCAACCCGCCATGGAGTAAAGACCGTATGAGTCGCTACGCTAAAATTGCGTTAAATGTAACGGATTAA
- a CDS encoding YjzC family protein, with amino-acid sequence MGQNNQFKPGQKAPNNGTYLEIGETGSTVLHPKRVTLKAGDTFPETSNHNRVWARKRKP; translated from the coding sequence ATGGGTCAAAACAATCAGTTCAAGCCTGGACAGAAGGCTCCGAATAATGGAACATATTTAGAAATTGGTGAAACAGGAAGTACAGTACTTCACCCTAAACGTGTCACTCTAAAAGCAGGAGACACATTCCCGGAAACATCTAACCACAACAGAGTATGGGCAAGAAAAAGAAAACCGTAA